Genomic DNA from Vibrio vulnificus CMCP6:
GAATTGGCGTGGCTGCGATTGCGGAATATCTCGGCATTCGCGCGGAAGAAGTGATTTGTATGGGGGACGCAGAAAACGATCACCACATGTTGAAATACGCAGGGCTTGGCATTGCTATGGCTAACGCGATGGAAGAGACCAAGCAAATCGCAGATTACATCACTGACAGTAATAATGACCATGGCGTCGCAACGGCGATTGAGAAGTTTGTCCTGCAAGCCTGATGAGTGCTAGAGAGGGATTGTCTCCCTCTCTACTACCTTCAAACTGGGAGCAGGTTAATACTTTATCCTTTTTTACTTAATTTTTACCGTACAATTAGCCGGTAAAGTGATAGCATTAGTGTGATTACTTTAATCTCAACAAAGTGAGCACTAAATGTTTGTTAATCTTTCAATAAAACAAAAAATTATCTTCCCTGTTTTTCTTATTATTTCTCTATTCGCCATTAGCTCTGTGTTGAATATTCTCGCTTCTCAAAAGCAAACCGAGCTTACTCATACCCTTCGTGATGACATCATGCCAACGCTCTTCACCATTGAAGATGCGTATCGTGATATGTATCAGGCGACGTCCGCGATCCAAGGTTTGGTTCTTTCTGATACCAAACAAGAAATTGAACGCGAGCAGTTTGAATACAAAGACAACGCACACAAAGCTATTCCTCGTATGAAAGCGGCGCAAAAGTTAATCGATTCAGGACTTTTGCCTTCCAGCGCGCAACGTGAGCTCGACGTGTTAGTCACACTGGCCAATAGCTGGCTAAAGGATTACGAAACGTTACTCAGCCTACCTGAGGATCAGTGGTTTACGTATTACGATGAAAACAAGGGCACATTCGATAAGAAGTTTTCAGCGACTCGTAAACAACTCAATGTCGTGAAAGAGCTGATTGAAGCATCACAACAAGAGTTACAAAAGCAAGTTAATGATGCCTCCGCACAAGCTGAACGCACTTTGGAACTAGGCACTCTATTTGTTATTGCCCTTGCGACTGCGATGTGTTGGTTCCTTATTAAAGCCATCGTGACGCCAATTGAACATATTCGTACCGCCATGGATGAAATTGCCTCTGGTGATGGCGATTTGCGTCAACGCATCGAAATGGATAGCAATGATGAAATCGGCCAACTTGCTGGCGCGTTTAACGTGTTTGTCAGCAAAATCCAAGCAACCATTGAGCAGGTGGTGAATACGACCAATAATGTCCGTAGTGAAATGAACCAGCTAACGGAAATCACTCGCTCTGTTGCAGATTCAACCTATCGCCAACAACAAGAAAGCGAAGTGGTGGCCGCTGCCGTGCATGAAATGCAAGCAACCAGTCAAAGCGTGAGTGACAACGCAACGGATGCCGCAACAGAAAGCCACAACGCTGATCAAGAAGTGCAAAACACCAGTCAAATTGTTGATAGCACTGTGGACGCGATCCGCCGCCTTGCTGACGATATCAACAACGCAAGTCATGTGATCCACACACTTGACGATGATGTGAGTAACATCGCTTCTATTTTGGACGTGATTCGTGGCATCGCAGAACAAACCAACCTTCTGGCGCTAAACGCAGCCATCGAAGCGGCGCGTGCTGGTGAGCAAGGCCGTGGATTTGCCGTTGTCGCAGATGAAGTACGTTCACTCGCGAGCCGCACTCAGCAAAGTACAGGTGAAATCCAAACCATGATTGAACGCTTACAAGGCGGCGCGCGCCAAGCGGTATCGGTAATGGAATCAAGCAAACGCAGCAGTGACTCCACTATTGAGTCAGCGCAATCTGCAACTCATTCTCTGCAAGAGATTTTGCGCGCGATTGCCAATATGAGTGAGATGAACACACAAATCGCCACCGCAGCGAATCAACAAAGCAGCGTAAGTGAAGAAGTCAACGCCAACGTTCAACGCATCGCAGACAACAGCAGCGCGATTGTGAGTGTGGTTCAAAATGCCGAGACCGCCATTCAACGTCTATCACAGCAATGTGGTCAGTTGGATAGCCTTGTGTCGCAGTTCAAATGCTAATTTGCCAAGAGTAAAAAAAACGCCTCGGACAAAAAACCGAGGCGTTTTTATTTCTTCACTTAATTCTGTTGATTGAAACGCTTTGCTAAAACTGCAAACAATAAGGCGATGAGTGGATAACGAAGAGTCTCGACAATGAAAGAATAGAGACCACTGTAAGCGATAACACCTTGAGCCAAAGTGATGATCAAGTTGAAGGAAAGCAACGCCACAACAATGATCAACGTATGACCTTGAGAGAGTGATACCTGCGTGGTTTTGAAGAACACCACCAACAGTGAAATCACAATTAATGTGGCTAACCAAGCGGAAAACACCGGTAATGGCCACATAGCGGTTAACACCGCAGCCAACACGGCCATCGCAATCCAAACGCTTTTTGCGCCAAGCAACTGAGCGACGTTCACATTCGGTTTGCTATCCAAACGAATGATGTGCCACGCCACTAAGCCACCGAGCAAACCACCAATCATCATATCGGCGATAAACGCGGCGCCAGAGTAGAATTTGCCAAACATCATCACGCTGATCACTAACGAAGTCAATCTTAGTGCTCGTCCACTTCGCAACCAGCCTAGTCGGCGTAAAATCAAAGCAGATAAACACGCCCAAACCGCAATAGGTAAGCTCGGAAAACCGAAACCATAACTTTGCGTCATCTCAAGCACTGGCCAATAGACATGTGGCCTAGGAAGAGCAAACCCTTGTTGAGCAACCAAGCAAAGCAGTGACGTAGCAACAACGGCAAAAAACAATTGATAGGTAAAATCTCGGCCAAAACGCCACATAGCTAATGGCATTACCACTAAAAGTATTTCAGGCGAAGTCAGATAAATCGCGAAGTAGCTGAGCAACAAACCCAATGCGCTCAGCACTGGAGACGATGCAACAAACGCTTGTAGTTGCATTAACCAACCCAGCTCCACTTGATGATAACTTGGCGCCGATTCAACCAAATCATTGACGTAGGCCACCGCTTGATCCGTCGCTTGCCCAAACATCTGTTGCACCATTGGCCATTGTTGCGGATAACGGTATTGACTCGCTTCAAGCGCCAAAGGAGACAGTAGCATTGCAGAGGCAATTTCGACGCCGTAGTGTGGGGCGAACCAAACCGGAAGCTCATTACCATCTAAACTATTGTTGAAGTTGAACGCCACTACCGATGAATCAGAAATACAGTCATAGAATACCGCCTGTTCATTGTAGCCAAGCACTTTACCTACGGTAACCACCAGCCCGGTTTCTTCCCAAGTTTCTCTTTGCGCGGTAAGCGCAGGGTCCTCACCCGCAATGATCGTTCCTCCAGGAAGAGAAATTTGATGAGTTAAGATCTCATTGACTAAAACCAACTTGTCATCTGCACGGACGATACACAGCGCCCCTTTCAATCCCTCAGGTAATGAGGTTGAAGAGGTCGCAAAAGAGAAAGTGGAATACACCAATGAAATAATGAGACTGAATACAACGAAAAATGACCGCTTATACACGCCAGACAACCTTTACTTTACCTATTGTTTTATTTGTATCTTTTGAGAACGAAGCCATCGATTCGTACACCGAGATCTCTTTACTCAAAAGAGTTGGCGCAATAATGACAGGAAACTCGATATTTTTCGACCTAAATTAACTTCAATCTGCGAGATGAAAGCCGTATTGAACGTCGTATCTATCGTCCCAAACCATAGCCACGTCTCTCGGTTGACACCCTACTTCACTCCTTTGTGTCTTTAGCCGTTAAAAAGAAACAAGCCTCGCAAACGAGGCTTGTGGGTAAGTTAAAGTTTTGTCCAAGCTTGTTGCCAATTAGTGCCCACGCCTGGCTCATAGGCACTCGGGGTTGAACCACACCATAAGTTATAAGGCCATGACTTACACTGGTATGTCGAACCTACATTAGTCACGACGTCACCCGCACTGTAGTTTGTCCCCGCCACATAAGCATTGGCATCGGTTGGCGGTGTTGGCTCTGGTGTTGTTGGCGGTTCGGGCGTCGTTGGGGGCTCTGTTGGTGTGGTGCCAGAGCCCGAACAATCTGAGCTACCGACAACTTGCCATACTCCCCACGGGCCAGAGTCAGACGGGTTATCCCCTTGAGTCCACCAGCCGGCTTTCCAAGATTGACCAGCCCAGCTCACCACGTCACCCGTGTTGTAGACTTTGCTTGCCTGCCATTCGTTAGCGCACGTGCCATCTGGTGGTGTGGTGGTATCTTTCGCGCTTGCCGAGACTTCCGCGCGATAGATCGTTGAGGTTTTGTCGATTTCAAATGATAACGCCGCTTTGGCCGTACCCGCGGAGCTTGCCCCGAACTCAATAGAGACACGACAGGTTTGACCATTAGAAAGCGTCGATAATGTACAGAGATCACTACTGATCACTGGCTTGGTGGCAACGCCAGATCCGGTCACACTCAAGCGGCCAACCGTAAAGCTGCCTGTGCCTGTGTTTTTGATCGTGAAAGTGTGATTTTTCAACTCACCAACATTGAATGCCGTGAGTGTTTGAGAAGGCGTATAGCCAACAGAAACGGTCTCTGAAGGCGGTGTAACATTACCGACAATGCCATCGACAAAGCTGCGAAGCGCAGCAATATCACTGTACACGCCGTATTTACCTGGGCGAGCGCAGCCAATGCCCCAACTGACGATGCCAAGTTGCGTAATGGAACCCGCTCGATTGATAACGATCGGTCCGCCGCTGTCACCTTGGCAAGAATCTATGCCACCTTGTGGCACGCCAGCACAAAATGCTACGTCTCCCACATTGGCGTAACTTCCCCCCGCTTGGCGACACGTGGCATCCGATATCAATGGAACATCCACTTCTTGCAATACCGTTGGTGAGCTGCCACCTTCTGTCGTACGACCTAGCCCCGCCACCGTCAGCCAGTCACCCACCGCAGCGTATTGAATCAAACTGCCCGCCGCAATATCAACCGCCGTCACACCCTGCGGTATTTGACTAAGTTTGAGTAGTGCAATGTCATTTTCAAAGGTCGATTTGTTGTAGGCGGGATGCATGTAGATTTGGCTGACGTTGGATCGCACCCCATCCGTACCGTTGTAAACCACGCCACCGATTTTGACGGCGATCTGGCTTGGTAAATCGCCATCAACACAGTGAGCAGCCGTCAGCACATAACCATTGCCAATATAACTTGCCCCACAATAAGAGCGGTTGCTGTTACGGCTGACAATTTGCGTGTAGAACTTCCATTCACTCGCATTGGCGGGAGTACCGCCAACGATACGAGGCTGAATGTCATTCTGTTGAAAAACGTCTGTTTGCGTCTGTGAAAGAACCTCTGCACTGACCGATGCTGACAACATCATCAAGCTGAGCAGAGTAAGTTTCCCTGTCGATTTCAATGTCATTTCCTCTTGTTTAATCGGGCGCTTATTGCGCCACATATTAGACAAGCAGATAAAAACCGACCTCCCAACTCGATTTATAAATTATTTATAGAGCTTGCGAGAGACGTGCAACATTCGAGCTAAACATCTTGTTACATTCACACAACAAAATGATCCGTTTCACACATTTATCTTACAAATCAATCAGTAATAGTCTTTTCATAAGCGAGACTGTTGCAATAACAGCGCAAAAGGAGTTGATCTCACCCAGAGTAACCACTCAGTTTTTCAGCGATTTTCTCAACCAGTGGATATGCGGCTGAAAGCCATTCTTCTCGTACAAGGCAATCGCAGTTTGGTTGAAATCCCACACTTCAACAAACACTTGTTCAACACCATAATCACGGAAAGTTTGTTCGATTTTGGCTAATAGCGCCTCAGCAATCCCTTGTTGGCGAAACGGCTTACCAACGTATAACTCATCGACACTGCCCATAGGTAAAGGGCGGCTCACTGTCGAAATCAGCTCGCAAAAATGCCCTGACACAAACCCCACCACTTCCTCATCTACTTTGGCGACAAACACCAAACATTCAGGGTCATCGAGATAGCGAGCAATACTTTTCTCTTGCTCGATCTCTTCTGCGCTTTTAAAAAATTCAGGGCACTGTAGATGATGCTCATCATGCAAATCGAACATCAAATCATTAAGGGCTTCAAGGTCTGAAGGACGTGCCGCTGATAAGACGACTTTATTCATGGCTTATCTGCTACATATTCATAAAGTCTACATTGTAGTGAAACTGAGCGTAAAAATCCTTCTTAAGCACTTGAACTGTTTGCTTGTAGCCTGCCTTGCAACCGTTTTTCGAATCTTCAGTCGCGTTATCAATCTATCCAGCGATGAACATCATTTAAACCTTCGCTTGATGGCAGATTAACGAATAGATCTTGTGCTCGCTTTTGATAAACAACGCACAGTTCCGCTTAGGATCGAGTAAAGACAAATATAATCACGAAAACTGAAAAATCGTGAATTGCTCAAAAAGTCCTATCTCTCGTAAAAATATACAAGCATCGCCACCTTATAAAGTAATTTTATAATCAGATAATATTGACAAATGCAACATTAACCATTTGTGTTGTTTTTTCGAGCTTGAGGCCAATTAACAATTAAGTCATTTAACAACTTACCTTTATATTGATAATTTCATTTCGTTGTCCATTCAGATTCAAATAATAAGACAAAAATTAAAACAATACTGTTGCAATAAATAATGTCGAAAATTAAACAAGTCAAATGCAAGCTATTAAGTAAACGTAAATTTTACATAGCAATACATTTGAACGATTAAAATCAATTTATTTAATCTTAATAGGAAACTAAAATGAAGAGTTCATTTTGTTACACGACGTTATCTTTGATAATATCAGGATGCCTTTTCTCAACCGCATCTTATGCTCAAAAGCCCGTAGAAGAAACAGCCACATCAACAACTATTCGTGCCGTCAATAAGGTAGGTGGATTTGTCGCTAATATCAGCGCCTATACAAGTAATATCACACCCTATAAAGTTTCGTTTATTTCAGGAAAAGCCGGAGCGTTGGGTGCATCGTTAGGCGTTGTTAATACACTGACTAAAATCATTGTCGAGGCGTCGATTGAAGCTCAATGCCAATCAACTGAAAGTAATGACCAACTTGAAAATTATTGTGAAACACCACCAAGTTTCGTTCAAGATAAATTCTGCATCGCGAATACAGACAATGTTAATAAAAGCGATATTCAGGTTTTAATCTCTGATATTATTGTTCCCCGCTCAAATAATGGCATTCAGCCTCAACAAAGCATCAACGTCCCCCATGGCTCAGAAGCTTGCATCAGCATTCCTAAAGAAGTGGGTAATGTCTCAGTGGTAAATGGCAAAAATCAGATGGTCGTTGACAGAGTGCTACCGATAGACTTTTTCTCTGGTAATTACGGTATGGTGATAAAAAACGGAAAACCATGGTTGAAAAAGAAAGCACCGAGAGCTTTCTATAATATGACTCTTGCTCATAAGGCTTGCTACAGCATCATGCTCAACAGCTCATTTGATCTCGATGGCGGCGTGAGAAAATGCATGGATAAACTCGCAAATGGCGACCGAGCCAAGCGCGCAGAGTTAGAAAAAATCTTCACCATCACAATGGACCACGCAGATTATCAAGAAGTAACCCGCACTTTGAAAAAGCGTGATTTGAATGATTTTTTACGTCATGCAGTCTATCATCAGAAACACCCATCTAATCCGGATATCTTTGTGCTAAGTGGTACTCTGATGATCGACGATAATACATACGCGACAATTGAGCCTATGGATATCTTCCGCGAAAATGGAGAACTCCTGCTTCCTGATAGCATTGCGGTATACAAAATTAATACCACACCGAGAAATGCACCGAATCTTTTAGGTGAATCATCTGCACCCGATCCAGCAGTAATTGTTGATACAAATAGTGGACCGCTTGATTTTGCCACAGCAACCCCAGTGGACAATAATATCCCTGGTAGAGTTGAATCTATCGATTTTTAATTTTTCACTTGCAAAGCAGCACACTCGTGCTGCTTTAATTTAGTTAATCATCTTAAACATTAAAAGAATAATATTATTTTCTAAACACCCCGTTCATTTAACATTTTTAACAAAGTCATAAGTACGTATTTTTACAATCTCAAAAATTTAACAACACCAACAAACCCAGCAATTATAATTTAAAAACATCTCAATTTTGCAATAAAAACTCAAACACGAACCAATATAAATCGAACAAAAATCATATGGCAATCATAAATTAGTTTTATCACACGATAAGCCCCACCCAATATCGCTATAAATATTGGGTGGGAATCGTTTATTTTTCTGGAAATAATCTGATCAACTCATTAAGACTGGTCGGATCGTCAATGGTGGATGGCACAGCGTATTGTTCACCATCGGCAATTTGACGGATGGTACGGCGCAAGATCTTGCCTGAGCGCGTCTTAGGTAAACGCTCCACCACCAAGGCTTGTTTAAAGCAGGCAACGGCGCCAATTTCATTACGCACTTTGCCGACGAGTTCTTGCTCCAGCTCGGTTGGGTCGATTTTCACCCCATCTTTGAGCACCACAAACCCTAGTGGCAACTGCCCTTTGAGCTCATCGTGCACGCCAACCACGGCACATTCCGCAACGGCAGGGTGCGCGCCAACAATCTCTTCCATTTCGCCGGTAGAGAGACGATGCCCAGCCACGTTAATCACATCATCAATGCGACCCATGATAAAGAGATAACCCTCTTCATCCAGATAACCGCCATCGCCCGAAACATAGTAACCCGGGAACTGGCTCAGATAACCCGATTCAAATCGATCATGATTGCGCCACACGGTTGGCAAGCAGCTTGGCGGCAAAGGCCTTTTCAATGCGACAAAACCTTGCTGCATCGGCCCAGCTCTTAACCCCATTTCATCGAGAATGTCCACTTGATAACCCGGAATAGGCATGGTGGCCGACCCCGCTTTGACGGGCATTAGCTCAATACCCACCATGTTGCCTGCAATCGCCCAGCCGGTTTCCGTTTGCCACCAGTGGTCAATCACGGGCTTGGCCGTTTGGCTTTGAACCCATTCCAAGGTTGGCGGGTCAAGCCTTTCTCCCGCCATAAAAATCGTATCAAGCTTGGAAAGGTCATAGTTCTTTAGATGCTCGCCTTGCGGATCTTCTTTTTTAATCGCTCGGAACGCGGTTGGCGCAGAGAAAAGAACATTCACTCCATACTCTTCACATACGCGCCAAAATGCGCCTGGATCCGGCGTGCGCACTGGCTTCCCTTCAAACAAGATCGTGGTGCAACCATGAATTAAAGGGGCATAGACGATATAAGAGTGCCCGACAACCCAACCCACGTCAGAGGCGGCCCAAAACACGCCATCCTGCGGCATATTGTAAATGGCGCTCATTGAATACTTCATGGCCACGGCATGGCCACCGTTGTCACGCACCACCCCTTTCGGCTTGCCCGTCGTGCCTGAGGTGTAGAGGATATACAGAGGGTCCGTTGCCAATACCGGAACACAAGCATGTGGTAGCGCGTTTTCAACCGCTTGATGCCAATCAAGATCGCGTTCGCTGTTGAGCTGGGCATCACACTGAGGACGTTGCAGTACCACCACTTTTTCCGGTTTCCAGCGGCTGTCCATGATCGCTTTATCCACCATAGGCTTATAGGCGATGACTTTGTTGATTTCGATACCACAAGACGCTGTCAGCACCACTTTGGGCTCGGCATCTTCAATGCGCACCGCCAGCTCATTTGGGGCAAAGCCACCAAACACCACTGAGTGAATCGCCCCCAATCGTGCACAGGCAAGCATCGCCATCGCCGCTTCTGGGATCATCGGCATGTAAATCACCACGCGATCACCTTTCGTCACGCCTTGGTCAGCCAACATGCCAGCGATACGAGCCACGCGATCTCGCATTTCGAAATAGCTGTAGACCTTCTTAGTTTCGGTCACAGGTGAATCATAGATCAGCGCCGCTTTATCACCTCGACCTTGTTCACAGTGGTAATCGAGTGCCAACCATGAAGTATTGAGCAGTCCATCGGGGTACCAACGCTCAATGCCATTGGGATCATTGGCAAGAATGGTTTTAGGGAACTCAAACCAATCGATGTTCTTTGCTTGGGCTTGCCAAAAGCTTTCCGGTTGCTGCTTCGCCCATTGATATTCTTTCTGATAAGCAGACATAGTGCTTCCTCCAGTATGTCTTAACGGTCCTTTTCACCTTGCTCTTTGAACAAGTAAGCTAAGATTTATTCAAAGAGATCGGAGGGAACACGCACAAAGCCCTCCATCAGTATGCGAGCGCTGCGGCTCATAATGGCTTTTTCTACCACCCAACCTTGTTCAGTGGCTTTTGCTTGAGCGCCGACTTTGAGCGTCCCAGACGGATGGCCAAAGGTGACGGCTTGTTTCTCGCCACCACCGGCAGCCAAGTTCACTAAAGTGCCCGGCACGCAAGCGGCTGCGCCAATCGCGACCGCTGCGGTCCCCATCATGGCGTGATGCAGCTTGCCCATTGAAAGGGCGCGAACCAGCAGATCAACCTCTCCTGCCTCCACCACTTTGCCACTTGAGGCTTGGTAACTTTTCGGCTTCGCGACAAACGCCACTTTTGGGGTGTGCTGGCGACCTTCTGCTTCTTCAATCGAAGTAATCAAACCCATTTTTAGCGCGCCATAAGCACGAATGGTTTCAAACTTCGCTAACGCTTGCTCATCATTATTGATCTGCTCTTGCAGTTCCGTCCCCAAATACCCCAACGCCTCAGCATCAAGGAAAATGGTGGGAATGCCCGCATTAATGAGCGTGGCGTTAAAGGTGCCAATACCCGGTACGACAAGATCATCCATCAAATTGCCAGTGGGAAACATGCTCCCCTCGCCATCGGCTGGGTCAACGAAATCCACTTGGATCTCTGCAGCAGGAAATGTCACGCCATCAAGAGAAAACTCGCCCGTTTCCTGCACCAAACCATGTTGAATGGGCACGTGCACTTCAATGGTTTTGCCAATGTTGGCTTGCCACACTTTCACCGTCACCACGCCATTTTGAGGAATGCGTTTTTCGTCAATCAAGCCAGCATGGATGGCAAATGGGCCAACCGCAGCAGACAAGTTGCCACAGTTACCGCTCCAATCGACAAACGGTTTGTCGATAGAGACTTGACCAAACAGGTAATCAACATCGTGATCGGCGCGGCTGCTTTTGCTCACAATCACCGTTTTGCTGGTGCTGGATGTCGCCCCGCCCATGCCGTCAATCTGTTTGCCGTAAGGATCTGGGCTGCCGATCACGCGCAGCAGCAGTTGGTCGCGTTTTTCCCCCGCAATTTGTGCCTCTGGCGGTAAATCCGCAAGGTTGAAAAACACCCCCTTGCTGGTGCCGCCTCGCATATACGTGGCAGGCACTTTCATTTGGCTCATCCGCGTATC
This window encodes:
- a CDS encoding methyl-accepting chemotaxis protein; translated protein: MFVNLSIKQKIIFPVFLIISLFAISSVLNILASQKQTELTHTLRDDIMPTLFTIEDAYRDMYQATSAIQGLVLSDTKQEIEREQFEYKDNAHKAIPRMKAAQKLIDSGLLPSSAQRELDVLVTLANSWLKDYETLLSLPEDQWFTYYDENKGTFDKKFSATRKQLNVVKELIEASQQELQKQVNDASAQAERTLELGTLFVIALATAMCWFLIKAIVTPIEHIRTAMDEIASGDGDLRQRIEMDSNDEIGQLAGAFNVFVSKIQATIEQVVNTTNNVRSEMNQLTEITRSVADSTYRQQQESEVVAAAVHEMQATSQSVSDNATDAATESHNADQEVQNTSQIVDSTVDAIRRLADDINNASHVIHTLDDDVSNIASILDVIRGIAEQTNLLALNAAIEAARAGEQGRGFAVVADEVRSLASRTQQSTGEIQTMIERLQGGARQAVSVMESSKRSSDSTIESAQSATHSLQEILRAIANMSEMNTQIATAANQQSSVSEEVNANVQRIADNSSAIVSVVQNAETAIQRLSQQCGQLDSLVSQFKC
- a CDS encoding bifunctional NUDIX hydrolase/phosphatase PAP2 family protein, with amino-acid sequence MYKRSFFVVFSLIISLVYSTFSFATSSTSLPEGLKGALCIVRADDKLVLVNEILTHQISLPGGTIIAGEDPALTAQRETWEETGLVVTVGKVLGYNEQAVFYDCISDSSVVAFNFNNSLDGNELPVWFAPHYGVEIASAMLLSPLALEASQYRYPQQWPMVQQMFGQATDQAVAYVNDLVESAPSYHQVELGWLMQLQAFVASSPVLSALGLLLSYFAIYLTSPEILLVVMPLAMWRFGRDFTYQLFFAVVATSLLCLVAQQGFALPRPHVYWPVLEMTQSYGFGFPSLPIAVWACLSALILRRLGWLRSGRALRLTSLVISVMMFGKFYSGAAFIADMMIGGLLGGLVAWHIIRLDSKPNVNVAQLLGAKSVWIAMAVLAAVLTAMWPLPVFSAWLATLIVISLLVVFFKTTQVSLSQGHTLIIVVALLSFNLIITLAQGVIAYSGLYSFIVETLRYPLIALLFAVLAKRFNQQN
- a CDS encoding trypsin-like serine protease; the encoded protein is MWRNKRPIKQEEMTLKSTGKLTLLSLMMLSASVSAEVLSQTQTDVFQQNDIQPRIVGGTPANASEWKFYTQIVSRNSNRSYCGASYIGNGYVLTAAHCVDGDLPSQIAVKIGGVVYNGTDGVRSNVSQIYMHPAYNKSTFENDIALLKLSQIPQGVTAVDIAAGSLIQYAAVGDWLTVAGLGRTTEGGSSPTVLQEVDVPLISDATCRQAGGSYANVGDVAFCAGVPQGGIDSCQGDSGGPIVINRAGSITQLGIVSWGIGCARPGKYGVYSDIAALRSFVDGIVGNVTPPSETVSVGYTPSQTLTAFNVGELKNHTFTIKNTGTGSFTVGRLSVTGSGVATKPVISSDLCTLSTLSNGQTCRVSIEFGASSAGTAKAALSFEIDKTSTIYRAEVSASAKDTTTPPDGTCANEWQASKVYNTGDVVSWAGQSWKAGWWTQGDNPSDSGPWGVWQVVGSSDCSGSGTTPTEPPTTPEPPTTPEPTPPTDANAYVAGTNYSAGDVVTNVGSTYQCKSWPYNLWCGSTPSAYEPGVGTNWQQAWTKL
- a CDS encoding GNAT family N-acetyltransferase, whose product is MNKVVLSAARPSDLEALNDLMFDLHDEHHLQCPEFFKSAEEIEQEKSIARYLDDPECLVFVAKVDEEVVGFVSGHFCELISTVSRPLPMGSVDELYVGKPFRQQGIAEALLAKIEQTFRDYGVEQVFVEVWDFNQTAIALYEKNGFQPHIHWLRKSLKN
- a CDS encoding propionyl-CoA synthetase, which gives rise to MSAYQKEYQWAKQQPESFWQAQAKNIDWFEFPKTILANDPNGIERWYPDGLLNTSWLALDYHCEQGRGDKAALIYDSPVTETKKVYSYFEMRDRVARIAGMLADQGVTKGDRVVIYMPMIPEAAMAMLACARLGAIHSVVFGGFAPNELAVRIEDAEPKVVLTASCGIEINKVIAYKPMVDKAIMDSRWKPEKVVVLQRPQCDAQLNSERDLDWHQAVENALPHACVPVLATDPLYILYTSGTTGKPKGVVRDNGGHAVAMKYSMSAIYNMPQDGVFWAASDVGWVVGHSYIVYAPLIHGCTTILFEGKPVRTPDPGAFWRVCEEYGVNVLFSAPTAFRAIKKEDPQGEHLKNYDLSKLDTIFMAGERLDPPTLEWVQSQTAKPVIDHWWQTETGWAIAGNMVGIELMPVKAGSATMPIPGYQVDILDEMGLRAGPMQQGFVALKRPLPPSCLPTVWRNHDRFESGYLSQFPGYYVSGDGGYLDEEGYLFIMGRIDDVINVAGHRLSTGEMEEIVGAHPAVAECAVVGVHDELKGQLPLGFVVLKDGVKIDPTELEQELVGKVRNEIGAVACFKQALVVERLPKTRSGKILRRTIRQIADGEQYAVPSTIDDPTSLNELIRLFPEK
- the prpF gene encoding 2-methylaconitate cis-trans isomerase PrpF, which encodes MKPSTQSSTRSSARCDTRMSQMKVPATYMRGGTSKGVFFNLADLPPEAQIAGEKRDQLLLRVIGSPDPYGKQIDGMGGATSSTSKTVIVSKSSRADHDVDYLFGQVSIDKPFVDWSGNCGNLSAAVGPFAIHAGLIDEKRIPQNGVVTVKVWQANIGKTIEVHVPIQHGLVQETGEFSLDGVTFPAAEIQVDFVDPADGEGSMFPTGNLMDDLVVPGIGTFNATLINAGIPTIFLDAEALGYLGTELQEQINNDEQALAKFETIRAYGALKMGLITSIEEAEGRQHTPKVAFVAKPKSYQASSGKVVEAGEVDLLVRALSMGKLHHAMMGTAAVAIGAAACVPGTLVNLAAGGGEKQAVTFGHPSGTLKVGAQAKATEQGWVVEKAIMSRSARILMEGFVRVPSDLFE